A genomic stretch from Psilocybe cubensis strain MGC-MH-2018 chromosome 1, whole genome shotgun sequence includes:
- a CDS encoding ABC1 family protein C21C3.03, mitochondrial → MGFVRLRYVLAVPVVGLAACHVSPARPTIIPVSRRPRIVYSPNEERLSLRALLQTHLIEPLLTARRFVYLLLLFAPVLLASPMLLVGRPDPRLAGDRWGAVWWYGLLVSRMEAAGPTFIKLSQWAASRADLFPALLCRSLAALHSQATPHPLAHTKAVIRAVFQRPFDDVFESFDDTPIGTGAIAQVYRATLKQDLIPPSYLGPRRNPSSALAPVILKHPLPSIPTASVAIKILHPHVANTISRDLKIMHFFARCINLIPGMQWISLPEEVQVFGSMMNQQLDLRHEADNLLTFESNFAARKVPVTFPRPLKNFSTQHLLVEEYMNALPLETFLRNGGGPFDDQLATFGLDAFLNMLLLDNFVHSDLHPGNIMIKFSKPPTTRILLENLYHKYITPLTSPASANEPMVAADYSDSDSIVSRLRTLKNDPEKWRSALDDLHEAGYLPEIVFIDAGLVTTLSDTNRTNFIDLFRAVAEFDGYRTGQLMVERSRFPELAIDTETFALKMQHLVLNVKRKTFSLGQIKISDLLSQVLRNVQVHHVKMEGDFVNTVISILLLEGIGRQLDPGLDLFASALPILRKLGGQVAAREGVTKDLPRSDFGALLKASSKGDNQV, encoded by the exons ATGGGGTTTGTACGGCTGCGCTATGTGCTCGCAGTGCCTGTCGTGGGGCTCGCTGCGTGCCATGTCTCCCCTGCTCGACCAACCATTATTCCTGTTTCGCGGAGACCGCGGATTGTGTACTCGCCAAACGAGGAGCGACTGTCTCTGCGGGCACTGCTGCAGACCCATCTCATTGAGCCCCTGCTGACTGCACGCCGCTTTGTCTATCTGCTGCTCCTCTTTGCCCCCGTCCTCCTCGCCAGCCCCATGCTGCTCGTCGGCCGCCCGGATCCCCGTCTCGCCGGCGACCGCTGGGGCGCTGTCTGGTGGTACGGCCTCCTTGTCTCCCGTATGGAGGCTGCCGGCCCTACCTTTATCAAG CTCTCCCAGTGGGCCGCTTCCCGTGCCGATCTCTTCCCCGCCCTCCTCTGCCGCTCCCTTGCCGCTCTCCACTCTCAGGCAACTCCCCATCCTCTCGCACACACAAAGGCAGTCATCCGCGCCGTCTTCCAGCGTCCCTTTGACGATGTCTTCGAGTCCTTTGACGACACTCCCATCGGCACAGGCGCCATCGCACAGGTCTACCGTGCAACTCTCAAGCAGGATCTCATCCCTCCCAGCTATCTCGGTCCCCGTCGCAATCCTTCCAGCGCCCTCGCTCCCGTCATTCTCAAGCATCCTCTCCCCTCCATCCCCACCGCCTCTGTCGCTATCAAGATCCTACATCCCCATGTCGCCAACACCATCTCCCGCGACCTCAAGATCATGCACTTTTTCGCCAGGTGCATAAACCTCATTCCTGGCATGCAGTGGATTTCTCTCCCCGAAGAGGTACAGGTATTTGGTTCCATGATGAACCAGCAACTCGACCTCAGGCACGAGGCTGACAATCTTCTCACTTTCGAGTCCAACTTTGCCGCACGCAAGGTCCCTGTCACTTTTCCCCGCCCTCTCAAAAACTTTTCCACCCAGCATCTCCTCGTAGAGGAATACATGAATGCCCTTCCCCTTGAAACTTTTCTGCGCAACGGCGGCGGTCCTTTCGACGACCAACTCGCCACTTTTGGTCTCGACGCCTTCCTG AACATGCTCCTTCTCGACAACTTTGTCCACTCTGATCTCCACCCAGGAAATATCATGATCAAATTCAGCAAACCCCCAACCACCCGTATCCTCCTCGAAAACCTCTACCACAAGTACATCACCCCTCTCACTTCCCCAGCCTCTGCCAACGAGCCCATGGTCGCCGCAGACTACTCCGACTCTGACTCTATCGTCTCCCGTCTCCGCACCCTCAAAAATGACCCCGAAAAATGGCGCAGTGCACTAGACGACCTGCACGAAGCAGGCTATCTCCCCGAgatcgtcttcatcgacgCCGGCCTCGTCACAACCCTCAGCGACACCAACCGCACCAACTTTATCGACCTCTTCCGCGCCGTGGCAGAGTTTGACGGTTACCGCACAGGCCAACTCATGGTCGAGCGCTCTCGTTTCCCCGAGCTCGCCATCGATACAGAGACCTTTGCCCTCAAAATGCAGCACCTCGTCCTCAACGTCAAACGCAAGACATTTTCCCTCGGCCAGATCAAGATCTCCGACCTGCTCTCTCAGGTCCTCAGAAACGTGCAGGTCCACCACGTCAAGATGGAGGGCGACTTTGTGAACACTGTCATTTCCATTTTGCTCCTCGAGGGGATTGGAAGGCAGTTGGATCCGGGGCTGGACTTGTTTGCCAGTGCCCTCCCAATTCTCAGGAAGCTCGGTGGTCAGGTCGCCGCAAGAGAAGGCGTCACTAAAGACTTGCCACGCAGCGATTTTGGCGCCTTGTTAAAGGCAAGTTCAAAGGGTGACAACCAAGTTTGA
- a CDS encoding Glycogenin-1 codes for MFAFVTLVSSDAYLPGALAQVAALRDIHPSPAQPPEHDFHTVCLVTPESLDVATIKALRRAFDLVVGVEILEQHNPAGLKLLGRPDLTTVLTKLHVFRLTQFQKIVFLDADVLPIRPISHLFSIAHEFSAAPDVGWPDIFNSGVLVLSPGQDKFDQLYQLVATRPSWDGGDQGLLNEWRDGDWNRLSFTYNTTPTAAYTYAPAYERYGSQIKAIHFIGPNKPWNNIPYRTPGRQPSTQSSQTTYDYDSLVDRWFDVYDRHYASTPTQKSPFEIKRYTSAWDPSAEPQNPPPAPLDLDELKRLAIQGLNASQEDSHPGEGAYKSMPLQGRVDLMRPRKPDPKPVEPVVKPHDPRLSAPSINAYTQDTDDSDRFPTEPFHFHDEILATPIARRASLGDEPRWRTLPTPGPNEIPPSPRLRLVSLPPTPSPFAPLPTTAPDFYASESEAESFLLARSDSAHENRPDSRHHHHHHHRSTPNHEHHHHHQHYSPPQNSQSYRHDEQRQHESPKRPASPPMMSWNPAIEPPPNVTPAPNAFPTDTYFANVWDQTPSRQNDQIPSSSIAHTSPPDSGGFFQPPPPPVIPDTLLKQGHYRNVTGDIQTGSTPSPDKKKIKSIFPWEEKPRVMPGRVFPDSDAPPPSLFLSPGSQSQSHTDTTTTPSTPETRSTGTTRATQLSPLYGLPSAFSYANAWDSVPSIQKYASKLVKPAQPLPHPPQLAPPYEDDAYARKVSRKKSWDERAEVSSRDGDDEDNADDEEDEEGRPVASNSTKWVDDEDGSDRENAKRRSRRGSVVTASTLLGINKKKEYRSRGVQTIIVEKRSQGIQVQVEAPSPRQHYHARRGSASNRRHWAPATASTVVAPMTTTRDVSIGPPVNVGPAEQQHHHKKKETSVSPSFSPRRPAREFVVPPPNAGRSSGFVSPPPQPAKSASQSKSGTITPNARLMAQQHLRAAVAPIARSSSAPQSGNHRPPSGHHAHAPPVKPAVSNSNAKPFAPPAKPTIRTSNSSTSTLVPATASPAIHSAPPTMMPAHPSLSNRTSPTASVVARRPSNDSSLGSPVSSAGPLSPPDGHALLLSPGSQHSQGTPLPGLQGLPQPTRKGTRVWDPARGVDLFKRESEDVIARFLKMGAWEEEGR; via the exons ATGTTCGCCTTTGTCACCCTCGTCTCTTCAGACGCTTATCTCCCAGGCGCACTCGCTCAGGTCGCCGCTCTCCGCGACATACACCCCTCCCCCGCCCAGCCCCCAGAGCACGACTTCCACACCGTCTGTCTCGTCACCCCAGAGTCTCTCGATGTCGCTACCATCAAGGCTCTCCGTCGCGCGTTCGATCTCGTCGTCGGTGTAGAGATCCTCGAGCAGCACAATCCCGCTGGTCTCAAGCTCCTCG GTCGCCCCGATCTAACCACCGTCCTCACAAAGCTCCATGTCTTCCGTCTCACCCAGTTCCAGAAAATCGTCTTTCTAGATGCAGATGTCCTCCCCATCCGCCCCATCTCACATCTCTTCTCCATTGCCCACGAATTTTCCGCTGCCCCAGATGTAGGTTGGCCAGACATCTTCAACTCTGGTGTCCTCGTTCTCTCTCCAGGTCAGGACAAATTCGACCAGCTCTATCAGCTAGTCGCCACCCGTCCCTCCTGGGATGGTGGTGACCAAGGTCTTCTCAATGAATGGCGCGACGGCGATTGGAACAGACTCAGTTTCACCTACAACACTACTCCCACCGCCGCATATAC ATACGCCCCCGCATACGAGCGCTACGGTTCCCAGATAAAGGCTATTCATTTCATTGGCCCCAATAAACCTTGGAATAACATTCCCTATCGTACTCCCGGTCGTCAACCATCAACCCAGTCTTCCCAGACCACCTATGACTATGACTCTCTTGTCGACCGTTGGTTCGATGTATATGATCGCCATTATGCCTCTACTCCCACTCAAAAATCCCCGTTTGAGATCAAGCGATACACCTCTGCCTGGGACCCCTCTGCAGAACCACAAAATCCCCCTCCTGCCCCTCTAGATCTCGACGAGCTCAAGCGTCTGGCTATACAGGGGCTCAATGCCTCTCAGGAGGATTCTCATCCCGGAGAGGGCGCATACAAGTCTATGCCTCTTCAAGGTCGCGTCGATCTCATGCGTCCTAGGAAGCCCGACCCAAAACCAGTTGAACCTGTCGTTAAACCACACGATCCTCGTCTCAGTGCTCCTTCAATAAACGCATATACTCAGGATACAGACGATTCCGATCGTTTTCCGACAGAGCCCTTCCATTTTCACGATGAAATTTTAGCGACTCCTATCGCCCGACGCGCTAGTTTAGGCGATGAACCCCGCTGGCGTACCCTGCCCACTCCTGGTCCAAACGAAATTCCACCTAGTCCACGCCTACGTCTAGTCTCTCTACCCCCTACTCCTTCCCCTTTTGCCCCTTTACCGACTACAGCCCCTGACTTTTACGCCAGTGAAAGCGAGGCAGAAAGTTTTCTGCTGGCGCGTTCCGATTCTGCACACGAAAATCGACCTGATAGccgccatcatcatcatcatcatcaccgtTCAACTCCCAATCAtgaacaccaccaccatcaccagcaTTATTCCCCCCCTCAAAATTCGCAGTCTTATCGTCATGACGAACAACGACAGCACGAAAGTCCCAAGCGCCCTGCTTCTCCCCCTATGATGTCCTGGAATCCGGCAATTGAGCCACCCCCAAACGTCACTCCGGCCCCCAACGCGTTCCCCACAGATACCTATTTTGCCAATGTCTGGGACCAAACTCCATCCAGACAAAACGACCAAAtaccctcctcctcaatcgCCCACACTTCTCCCCCCGATTCTGGTGGCTTCTTCCAGCCGCCCCCGCCTCCGGTGATACCGGATACGCttctcaagcagggtcacTACCGCAATGTCACTGGCGATATACAAACGGGATCCACGCCTAGTCCGgataagaaaaaaatcaagtctATATTTCCCTGGGAGGAAAAGCCGCGCGTTATGCCTGGACGGGTCTTTCCCGACTCGGACGCGCCCCCGCCCTCGCTGTTCTTGAGTCCAGGCAGTCAGAGCCAAAGCCACACGGACACGACAACCACGCCGAGTACACCCGAGACTAGGTCCACGGGAACGACGCGTGCAACTCAGCTTTCTCCGCTTTATGGCCTGCCGAGTGCGTTTAGCTATGCGAATGCTTGGGATAGTGTACCGAGTATTCAAAAGTATGCGTCAAAGCTGGTCAAGCCGGCTCAACCACTGCCGCATCCCCCTCAGTTAGCACCGCCATATGAGGATGATGCATATGCGAGAAAGGTGTCGAGAAAGAAAAGTTGGGATGAGAGAGCAGAGGTGAGCAGCCGAGATGGAGACGACGAGGATAATGcggatgatgaggaagacgaggaaggcCGTCCTGTGGCGAGCAACAGCACCAAATGggtggatgatgaggatggtaGTGATCGTGAAAACGCAAAGAGAAGGTCCAGGAGGGGCTCGGTTGTCACTGCGAGCACTCTCCTTGGGATtaacaagaaaaaagagtATCGGAGCAGGGGCGTGCAGACGATTATTGTGGAGAAGAGGAGCCAGGGTATTCAGGTTCAGGTAGAGGCGCCGTCTCCGAGGCAGCATTATCATGCGAGAAGGGGTTCAGCGTCCAATAGGAGGCATTGGGCGCCTGCGACGGCGTCTACGGTCGTTGCGCCCATGACAACCACTCGGGATGTCTCTATTGGGCCCCCAGTCAACGTGGGTCCTGCTGAACAGCAGCATCACcacaaaaagaaggagaCGTCGGTGTCGCCTTCGTTCTCTCCCAGGAGGCCAGCGAGAGAGTTTGTCGTTCCTCCACCTAACGCCGGCAGGTCCTCAGGGTTTGTCTCGCCACCTCCTCAACCTGCAAAATCGGCATCTCAATCAAAGTCTGGCACTATCACTCCGAATGCCAGGTTGATGGCTCAGCAACACCTCCGAGCTGCAGTTGCTCCTATTGCCAGATCGTCCTCTGCACCACAATCTGGGAATCACAGGCCACCATCTGGGCATCATGCGCACGCGCCTCCTGTTAAGCCTGCAGTGAGCAATTCCAATGCAAAGCCGTTTGCACCACCTGCAAAACCCACAATTCGCACGTCAAACTCGTCCACGTCTACTCTTGTACCTGCCACCGCCTCGCCTGCTATACACTCTGCACCACCCACAATGATGCCTGCGCATCCATCTTTGTCCAACAGGACGTCGCCTACGGCCTCTGTTGTTGCCCGCCGTCCTTCGAATGACTCGTCATTGGGCTCGCCTGTTTCTTCGGCGGGGCCGCTGTCCCCACCTGACGGGCATGCACTCTTGTTGTCCCCTGGTTCGCAACATTCTCAGGGAACGCCGCTGCCAGGTCTGCAAGGTCTACCACAGCCGACGAGAAAAGGCACAAGGGTGTGGGATCCTGCGCGGGGTGTGGATTTGTTCAAGAGAGAATCAGAAGATGTTATTGCGAGGTTTTTAAAGATGGGCGCgtgggaggaggaaggacgGTGA
- a CDS encoding Mating-type protein A-alpha Y4 yields MADAMDFRADFKTERDALSAAASIAHSLSQQLSDLDIQTTQFAPPSDIDTMIPPLILSVPPEILEPLSTLTVSENARNMILERFGRFVAELQKEYTSAYRHSCMEVYRVTGSISDMHALHKAYQALSQRRMVPTIKSQVDFILAEAKKHSKNPVQDTKRHFNSQFTHVLEKYFEQNGYPSSLHRSVLAQKSGMTPRQIEVWFQNHRKRAKQDGKIIRRLDSDLPLKRALELLSRPLQVYQRLPLPLVNEPCGTSWENNKRCSVFKCETWQADTQSESSEVTSVLSETDSIEIRPPHAFPTRRSDQYPDPFPTDKGAFTFPSPIWRRTPATTSIIPTAVDIDDFSRQFHMKLNFVNNSWKRDCTPTKSEVFSSTPWFAPLRTIPPSAPLSSLQQPRSLAGASTSMLTSTIAKDPFTFVFPKPGQMEQRDESNITCIVRLPVGPKQSSSSVTERIHRSVDALDRERKGLRMRPRTPHSSKPSTSRLDSHGEIAGRKGTPTSRRGPSNLQTFGSRTSSFTSDTSSSDDTSSPSTPPSFPDYNLHPDLVVGSDDLAGNLDSYEVTPSPSFDFTLSKFPTDTQPSSPQIFDLTFTSPMNTNAGPLSSRTFDFIFPNKVADRQPSALHQNHTPLICT; encoded by the exons ATGGCCGACGCTATGGATTTTCGTGCAGATTTCAAAACCGAACGGGACGCACTCAGCGCCGCGGCCTCTATAGCACATTCACTCAGCCAACAGCTCTCcgatttggatattcaaacAACTCAGTTCGCTCCTCCCTCTGATATTGACACTATGATCCCACCTCTTATTTTATCCGTACCTCCGGAAATTTTGGAGCCACTCTCTACACTTACAGTATCTGAAAATGCTCGAAACATGATTTTGGAGCGCTTTGGCCGATTTGTCGCTGAACTACAGAAAGAATACACATCCGCCTACAGACATAGTTGTATGGAGGTTTATCGTGTCACTGGCTCAATCTCAGACATGCATGCCCTTCATAAGGCATACCAGGCATTATCCCAGAGACGAATGGTTCCTACCATTAAATCTCAAGTCGACTTTATTTTGGCAGAAGCAAAAAAGCACAGCAAGAATCCGGTGCAGGATACCAAACGACATTTCAATAGC CAATTTACCCATGTCCTTGAGAAATATTTCGAACAAAATGGATACCCTTCAAGTTTACATCGATCGGTATTGGCACAGAAATCAGGCATGACACCGCGGCAAATTGAAGTTTGG TTCCAAAACCACCGCAAACGAGCAAAACAGGATGGAAAAATTATCCGCCGTCTTGACTCAGATTTACCGCTCAAGCGAGCGCTTGAACTCCTATCAAGACCTTTGCAGGTCTATCAACGATTGCCCCTGCCACTGGTCAATGAGCCATGCGGTACTTCCTGGGAGAACAATAAACGT TGTTCGGTATTCAAATGTGAAACTTGGCAGGCCGATACGCAGAGCGAGAGTAGTGAGGTAACCTCTGTTTTATCTGAAACTGACTCTATCGAAATTCGCCCACCACATGCATTTCCAACTCGACGCAGTGATCAATACCCTGATCCGTTCCCCACTGATAAAGGCGCTTTCACATTTCCCTCTCCTATATGGAGACGAACGCCAGCGACAACCTCAATCATTCCTACGGCGGTAGATATCGACGATTTTTCCAGACAATTCCATATGAAGCTCAACTTTGTCAACAATTCATGGAAGCGAGATTGCACCCCAACAAAATCGGAAGTTTTCTCTTCCACCCCATGGTTTGCGCCTTTGAGGACCATTCCCCCTTCTGCGCCTCTGTCTTCTCTCCAGCAGCCACGTTCTTTGGCGGgagcatcaacatcaatgctGACCTCCACTATCGCAAAAGACCCATTTACTTTCGTCTTCCCAAAGCCGGGCCAAATGGAGCAACGAGACGAATCGAACATTACTTGCATCGTTAGATTACCTGTTGGACCTAAGCAATCATCTTCCTCTGTTACAGAGCGCATCCATCGCTCTGTTGATGCCCTGGATCGAGAACGCAAAGGACTCCGGATGCGCCCGCGTACTCCCCACAGTAGTAAACCCTCGACTTCCCGTCTTGACTCTCATGGTGAAATTGCAGGACGAAAAGGTACACCAACTTCTCGCCGTGGACCGAGTAATCTCCAAACATTTGGTTCTCGAACCTCGTCCTTCACCTCAGACACATCGTCGTCGGACGATACCTCCTCACCGTCAACTCCCCCTTCTTTCCCCGACTATAATTTGCATCCAGATCTGGTGGTCGGATCCGACGACCTCGCGGGTAATTTGGACAGTTACGAAGTTACCCCATCTCCATCTTTTGATTTTAcgctttcaaaatttccaACCGATACCCAACCGTCGTCTCCCCAAATTTTCGATTTGACCTTTACGAGTCCCATGAATACTAATGCAGGGCCATTATCTTCCCGAacttttgactttatttttCCAAACAAAGTGGCTGATAGACAGCCTTCGGCTCTCCACCAAAATCATACCCCTCTAATATGTACATAA